One genomic region from Actinocatenispora thailandica encodes:
- a CDS encoding GGDEF domain-containing protein yields the protein MSLLVPDESSESGPTPEASARLFDALVESSPHPIAVYALDTGVIDYANLGMVGLTGLSRASLVGARLRDLLTELQPSTGYSDGRLNGQYGLALPTGRTRIIEARTELIAAPGGSCGHLIAWDVTEQAGVQRKLAYQATHDTLTGLYNEAHAVAYLSSALRHLRADHDHSVAVIYLDLNGFKRINDSYGHQVGDEILAAAARRLASVTRAGDLAARLHGDEFLVVCKVNNTIHAAHIVDRIRAVLREPYPVAGGALHAPASIGVAVAVDPAVRADALVRCADQRMYSDKRLVRIA from the coding sequence ATGTCCCTGCTGGTTCCCGACGAGAGTTCCGAGAGCGGGCCGACACCCGAGGCGTCGGCCCGGTTGTTCGACGCCCTGGTGGAGTCGTCCCCACACCCGATCGCGGTCTACGCGCTGGACACCGGTGTGATCGACTACGCCAACCTCGGCATGGTCGGGCTGACCGGTCTGTCTCGGGCCAGCCTGGTCGGGGCCCGGCTGCGCGACCTGCTCACCGAGCTCCAGCCGAGCACCGGCTACTCCGACGGGCGGCTCAACGGGCAGTACGGCCTCGCCCTGCCGACCGGCCGGACCCGCATCATCGAGGCCCGCACCGAGCTGATCGCCGCGCCCGGCGGCAGCTGCGGCCACCTGATCGCCTGGGACGTCACCGAGCAGGCCGGCGTGCAGCGCAAGCTCGCCTACCAGGCGACCCACGACACGCTGACCGGGCTGTACAACGAGGCGCACGCGGTGGCATACCTGTCCAGCGCGTTGCGGCACCTGCGTGCCGACCACGACCACAGCGTCGCGGTGATCTACCTCGACCTGAACGGCTTCAAGCGGATCAACGACTCGTACGGGCACCAGGTCGGGGACGAGATCCTCGCCGCCGCGGCCCGCCGGCTCGCGTCGGTGACCCGCGCCGGTGATCTCGCCGCCCGGCTGCACGGGGACGAGTTCCTGGTGGTCTGCAAGGTGAACAACACCATCCATGCCGCGCACATCGTGGACCGGATCCGCGCGGTGCTGCGCGAGCCGTACCCGGTGGCCGGTGGCGCGCTGCACGCGCCGGCGAGCATCGGCGTCGCGGTGGCGGTCGACCCGGCGGTGCGCGCCGACGCGCTGGTGCGCTGCGCCGACCAGCGGATGTACAGCGACAAGCGGCTGGTCCGGATCGCCTGA
- a CDS encoding roadblock/LC7 domain-containing protein — MTAPPDGTMGWLLAQFARDVGAAHAIAVSADGLLLASSGRLAADAREQLAAIAAGTTSLAAGGAQLLGGGRVVQTVVEMSVGLLFLMSIGDGACLAVLAPPDCDVGRIGYEMTRLVDRVGSVLNPGQRSVTQPEGS, encoded by the coding sequence ATGACGGCGCCACCGGACGGCACCATGGGCTGGCTGCTCGCGCAGTTCGCACGCGACGTCGGCGCCGCCCACGCCATCGCGGTGTCCGCCGACGGGCTGCTGCTCGCCTCCTCCGGCCGGCTGGCCGCCGACGCCCGCGAACAGCTCGCCGCCATCGCCGCCGGGACCACCTCGCTCGCCGCCGGCGGCGCCCAACTGCTCGGCGGCGGCCGGGTGGTACAGACCGTCGTCGAGATGTCCGTCGGCCTGCTGTTCCTGATGAGCATCGGCGACGGCGCCTGCCTCGCCGTCCTCGCTCCCCCGGACTGCGACGTCGGCCGGATCGGCTACGAGATGACCCGCCTGGTGGACCGGGTCGGCTCGGTCCTCAACCCCGGACAGCGCAGCGTCACCCAGCCGGAGGGGTCGTGA